One stretch of Candidatus Edwardsbacteria bacterium DNA includes these proteins:
- a CDS encoding PAS domain S-box protein yields the protein MMQFKGLALNHKSTVLILRWLVVLLVIFMAAYSPKGLEFNSPNYLLSLIYLVLNLAISFIPQRYFEKGWFVYVLFVLDIIFVSAVVYFAEGINTDFYLIYFLSIFMSSVGQSLGGAFPVAIVTSLLYGWLVYKKYGADMFGEPSFWLRIPFFFLIAIFSSFWSVQVAAERKKKEQAEEALKYAALNWNTTFDAISDIVCVISSGHEFLSINNAGVKALGLPREQIIGRKCYELVHRTTEPIIACPCIMTLESGVEGFSEYEQDDRYYSLHAWPIKDPDGRTVSFVHIIKDITDRKRAEEALWESEERLRSFADNTFIGIYRTTPGGRILMSNPALVSMLGYASFEDLARRNLEQEDYAPSYERAVFKRLVEQGDQLIGYESLWKRNDGSAIWMRENARCIRGPDREVLFYEGTVEDITEHKRAEDALKESEERYRALFQKAGDAIIIMEAEGPNAGKIAAANQAAAAMHGYKVEEISRLHISDLDSPSEHHKTAQRMERILKGEWIKGEIIHRRKDGTEFPVEYNAGLLEYGGRKYILAFDRDISDRKLMEQELLQAQKMDAIGHLAGGVAHDFNNMLAGIVGNAELLQLKVYGQKELESYVDNIIKASGHAATLTKQLLAFARKGQYQKAPVNVHKIIAETLGILSSTIDRRISIEQHLRANPAVILGDPGQLENALMNLGINARDAMPEGGKLIFSADLINLDEEYIRRHNYKIEPGPYIQISVDDTGSGMSGEVKRHLFEPFFTTKEKGLGTGLGLAGVYGCVKNHGGSIEVYSELGRGTSVKLYLPLYGGLPAGQQDFGQPQALPDLAGTGSILIVDDEEMIRSIAAQILKIAGYQVQTCADGQEAVELYSRQHQNIDLVIMDMVMPRLDGREAFAQMRKINPKVKVLLSSGFSEDGDAQAILQDGALGFIQKPYHSAELLLRVQQALQRTTNN from the coding sequence ATGATGCAGTTTAAAGGCCTGGCCTTAAACCACAAAAGCACGGTATTGATCCTCCGCTGGTTAGTGGTGCTGCTGGTGATCTTCATGGCGGCATACAGCCCCAAGGGCCTGGAGTTCAACAGCCCCAATTATCTGCTGTCGCTGATCTACCTGGTCTTGAACCTGGCCATCTCCTTTATCCCCCAGCGCTATTTTGAGAAAGGCTGGTTCGTCTATGTGCTGTTCGTGCTGGACATCATATTCGTCTCGGCGGTGGTCTATTTTGCCGAGGGCATCAACACCGATTTTTACCTGATATACTTTTTAAGCATATTCATGTCCAGCGTGGGCCAGAGCCTGGGCGGGGCCTTTCCGGTGGCTATCGTCACTTCGCTGTTGTATGGTTGGCTGGTTTACAAGAAGTACGGCGCGGACATGTTTGGCGAACCTTCGTTCTGGCTGAGGATACCGTTCTTCTTTTTGATCGCCATATTCAGCAGTTTCTGGTCGGTGCAGGTGGCGGCCGAACGAAAAAAGAAGGAGCAGGCCGAAGAGGCGCTTAAATATGCGGCCCTGAATTGGAACACTACTTTCGACGCCATCTCGGACATCGTCTGCGTGATTTCCAGCGGTCATGAGTTCCTATCCATCAACAACGCCGGGGTCAAGGCGCTGGGCCTGCCCCGCGAGCAGATAATCGGACGGAAATGCTACGAGCTGGTGCACCGGACAACCGAGCCGATCATCGCCTGCCCGTGCATTATGACCTTGGAGTCCGGAGTCGAGGGGTTTAGCGAATACGAACAGGATGACCGGTACTATTCGCTGCACGCCTGGCCCATCAAGGACCCGGATGGGCGCACCGTTTCCTTCGTCCATATCATCAAGGACATCACCGACCGCAAGCGGGCGGAGGAGGCATTGTGGGAAAGCGAGGAGCGGCTGCGCAGTTTCGCCGACAACACCTTCATCGGCATCTACCGCACCACGCCCGGCGGCCGCATCCTGATGTCCAACCCGGCCCTGGTCAGCATGCTGGGGTACGCTTCGTTCGAGGATCTTGCCCGGCGCAACCTGGAGCAGGAAGACTATGCGCCTAGTTATGAACGGGCCGTGTTCAAGCGGCTGGTGGAACAGGGCGACCAGCTCATCGGGTACGAGTCACTATGGAAGCGCAATGACGGCTCGGCGATCTGGATGCGCGAAAACGCCCGTTGCATCCGGGGGCCGGACCGGGAGGTCTTATTTTACGAAGGCACGGTCGAGGACATCACCGAACATAAGAGGGCTGAGGATGCGCTGAAAGAAAGCGAGGAACGCTACCGGGCGCTGTTCCAAAAGGCCGGGGACGCCATCATCATCATGGAGGCCGAAGGCCCCAATGCGGGCAAGATCGCAGCGGCCAACCAGGCCGCAGCCGCGATGCACGGATACAAGGTAGAGGAAATATCCCGCCTGCACATCTCCGATCTTGATTCTCCGAGCGAACACCACAAAACGGCCCAAAGAATGGAAAGAATCCTTAAAGGCGAGTGGATCAAAGGAGAAATCATTCACCGGAGGAAAGACGGGACGGAATTCCCAGTAGAATACAATGCCGGCCTTTTGGAATATGGCGGCCGTAAATATATTCTGGCTTTTGACCGGGACATCTCCGACCGCAAGCTGATGGAGCAGGAATTGCTGCAGGCCCAAAAGATGGATGCTATAGGACACTTGGCCGGAGGGGTGGCCCACGACTTCAACAACATGCTGGCCGGCATCGTGGGCAACGCCGAGCTGCTGCAGCTTAAAGTTTACGGCCAGAAGGAGCTGGAGTCATATGTAGACAACATCATCAAAGCCTCGGGGCACGCCGCCACCCTTACCAAACAGCTTTTGGCCTTTGCCCGCAAGGGGCAGTACCAGAAGGCCCCGGTCAATGTTCACAAGATCATCGCCGAGACCTTGGGAATCTTAAGCAGCACCATAGACCGGCGGATCAGCATAGAACAGCACTTAAGGGCCAATCCCGCAGTGATACTGGGAGACCCCGGCCAGTTGGAGAACGCCTTAATGAACCTGGGCATCAATGCCCGGGACGCCATGCCTGAAGGAGGCAAGCTGATCTTCTCCGCCGACCTGATCAACTTAGACGAAGAATACATCCGCCGGCACAATTACAAGATCGAGCCCGGGCCCTACATCCAGATCTCGGTGGACGATACCGGCAGCGGCATGAGCGGCGAAGTCAAACGCCACCTGTTCGAGCCGTTCTTTACCACCAAGGAAAAAGGCCTGGGCACCGGGCTGGGCCTGGCCGGGGTCTACGGCTGCGTCAAGAACCACGGGGGTTCGATAGAAGTATATTCCGAACTGGGCCGGGGCACGTCCGTCAAGCTTTACCTGCCGTTGTACGGCGGCCTGCCTGCCGGGCAACAGGATTTTGGCCAGCCGCAGGCTCTGCCCGATTTGGCGGGGACCGGAAGCATTCTGATAGTGGACGATGAGGAAATGATCCGGAGTATCGCCGCCCAAATCCTTAAGATCGCCGGTTACCAGGTGCAGACTTGCGCCGACGGCCAGGAAGCGGTGGAGCTGTATTCCAGACAACACCAGAATATCGATCTGGTTATAATGGACATGGTAATGCCCAGATTGGACGGGCGGGAGGCCTTTGCTCAAATGCGTAAAATAAATCCCAAGGTCAAAGTTCTTTTGTCTTCGGGCTTTTCCGAGGACGGCGACGCCCAGGCCATTTTACAGGACGGGGCGCTGGGCTTCATCCAAAAGCCCTACCACAGCGCCGAGCTGCTTTTAAGGGTGCAGCAGGCGTTGCAACGGACAACGAACAATTGA
- a CDS encoding NACHT domain-containing protein, with product MEYSLKRKKLEEIKDEINEFHPLLNELLTKLTNIRHVDYTHGVGEKGADFVLHQYNDQFQTTDYVGVIAKIGKIHMDFTDVERQIDECCSLERYVEGGRKKIQLTEIWVISNSTITANAEEKINNKFKANKIRFIKGQTLSELIDKHLPNYWYDISLKLGLYLAEIKYRNEELDKTLNLLPTCSNKIYIEQDITERENEYTSQKHKNSYIDIYKAITQKKIIIIEGGMGSGKSKLLRQIVCKYSNGEAYIDEKIIPLFCTYTDFVDKYEANINKLIENQIAREIIDNLGEDSNILLLIDGIDEKDLPVEQNIEILKRITKDIYEKKNVKAVFASRQLNSIEAEKEITQRVVLYELKSLSMTRVVEFLNAICREINISCRIIEDLKNSVLFKELPRSPIAAILLANLINENSKDLPANMTELFNKYIELMLGRWDIQKGLQSQKEYEASENILMDLSVYMIENSLPVLSNVEFQDRISGYLNQRNMEIEPSMLYDKIVNRSGLLVNDVDKHVIYFKHRTFMEFLYAKKCSKGKILDIDTRAFNYYWQNIYYFYVGLNKDCPAILQQIIDVVPVNEPQKWFRLSNVGNYLMAGYSSPYQIVQDNLYKIFIEASILYQDIVASKIKSPFSNVSQIYLFWFITIVLKNSYAYEYFQKSLEDTNILIDDNTQKDAQVKSFALFFAAVIAHELEMEKPFDFMISNYKDEIPLPVGFGILYETKDYDKSEAIKKYLKKMKRNVKMSKSLNDSMMVLHQRPIKQLKIT from the coding sequence ATGGAATACTCATTAAAACGAAAAAAATTGGAAGAAATAAAAGATGAAATAAATGAATTCCATCCATTACTCAATGAACTACTAACAAAACTAACTAATATACGGCATGTCGACTACACACACGGTGTTGGTGAAAAGGGCGCGGATTTTGTATTGCATCAATATAATGATCAATTCCAAACGACAGATTACGTAGGTGTAATAGCTAAGATTGGTAAGATTCATATGGATTTTACTGATGTTGAACGACAAATTGATGAATGTTGCTCTCTTGAAAGATATGTTGAAGGTGGTAGAAAAAAGATACAACTTACCGAAATATGGGTGATATCAAATTCAACAATAACTGCAAATGCTGAAGAAAAAATCAACAATAAATTTAAAGCTAATAAAATAAGGTTTATTAAGGGGCAAACTTTAAGCGAATTAATTGATAAACACTTGCCAAATTATTGGTATGATATATCATTAAAGTTAGGTCTATATTTAGCTGAAATAAAATATAGAAATGAGGAATTAGACAAGACTTTAAATTTATTGCCTACTTGTAGTAATAAAATATATATAGAGCAGGACATAACTGAAAGAGAAAATGAGTATACTTCACAAAAACATAAAAATAGTTATATTGATATATATAAAGCCATAACGCAAAAGAAAATAATCATCATTGAAGGGGGTATGGGTTCTGGTAAATCTAAATTATTGAGGCAGATTGTTTGTAAATATTCAAATGGTGAAGCATACATAGATGAAAAAATAATCCCTTTGTTTTGTACATATACTGACTTTGTAGATAAATATGAAGCAAATATCAATAAATTAATTGAAAATCAAATAGCTCGGGAAATTATTGATAACCTTGGAGAAGATAGCAATATCTTATTGTTGATTGATGGAATTGATGAAAAAGATCTGCCCGTTGAACAAAATATTGAAATATTAAAAAGGATTACGAAGGATATTTACGAGAAGAAAAATGTCAAAGCAGTATTTGCTTCGAGGCAGTTGAATTCCATTGAAGCTGAAAAGGAAATTACGCAAAGAGTCGTTTTATATGAATTGAAATCGTTAAGCATGACTAGGGTTGTTGAATTTTTAAACGCAATTTGCCGTGAAATTAATATATCATGTAGAATAATTGAAGATTTAAAAAATTCTGTTTTATTTAAAGAATTACCAAGGAGTCCGATTGCTGCGATATTGTTGGCAAACTTAATAAATGAAAATTCGAAAGATTTGCCAGCGAATATGACTGAATTGTTTAATAAATATATTGAGTTGATGCTTGGCAGATGGGATATTCAAAAAGGTTTACAATCGCAAAAAGAATATGAAGCTTCTGAAAATATATTAATGGATCTATCTGTTTATATGATAGAAAATAGTTTGCCTGTGCTATCAAATGTAGAATTCCAAGATAGGATTAGTGGTTATTTAAACCAAAGGAACATGGAAATTGAACCATCAATGCTATATGATAAGATTGTCAATAGGTCTGGTTTGTTAGTAAATGATGTAGATAAGCATGTAATATATTTTAAACACAGAACATTTATGGAATTTTTATATGCAAAAAAGTGCTCGAAAGGTAAAATATTAGATATTGATACACGTGCTTTTAATTATTATTGGCAAAACATATATTATTTTTATGTTGGATTAAATAAAGACTGCCCCGCAATATTGCAACAAATAATAGATGTTGTTCCAGTGAATGAACCACAGAAATGGTTTAGATTGTCTAATGTCGGAAATTATTTAATGGCTGGTTATTCAAGCCCGTATCAAATTGTACAAGATAATTTGTATAAAATATTTATAGAGGCATCAATATTATATCAAGATATAGTTGCTTCAAAAATAAAATCACCATTTTCGAATGTTTCACAAATATATTTGTTTTGGTTTATCACAATTGTGTTGAAAAATAGTTATGCTTATGAATACTTCCAAAAATCATTAGAGGATACAAACATATTGATCGATGATAATACCCAAAAAGACGCTCAGGTGAAATCTTTCGCATTATTTTTTGCAGCAGTTATTGCACATGAATTAGAAATGGAAAAACCTTTTGATTTTATGATTAGTAATTATAAAGATGAAATTCCACTACCTGTTGGATTTGGAATATTGTATGAAACGAAAGACTATGATAAATCTGAGGCGATAAAGAAATATTTGAAGAAAATGAAACGAAATGTAAAAATGAGTAAATCGCTCAATGATAGTATGATGGTTTTACACCAAAGACCAATAAAGCAATTGAAGATAACATAG
- a CDS encoding N-6 DNA methylase codes for MPKSNEREIAIWLCEQLNRMAETGAHPFKEALAETGVKNQGRTLFPDIVLWKNRAAGEAFAYMEIKQPGMIEDLDTFLEKALNLNVKYGITWNFDEAVLYTFEDQKLNKVKSYSTYVISDIAGWMGADVKLKLKNHLQQFIADINELDQRGHLHDFIPDKHFFVKLLHDSVHKLHTHFAEHLKIKIRDRELKHSIEQWATTQGIANVGDENFYATLSRQWAYRLISKLLFYLTIRRHFKGLPDLEVEAGTDVEQLLRSAFMAARRIDWHSVFEEDILEKTGVPQSSKDVLAELLQDMKQYNFGQLQEDVVGQIFEELIPPQERHLLGQYFTREDLVDFIIGFVANNPEGYYCDPTCGSGTFLNRLYSRLHWLSGNKKQHHELLNQIWGIDIAHFPAELATINLFKNKIGDYTNFPHVDTKDFFSIYPGFEFEFPPPKVDNDQFTPIKIKIPQFSGMVGNFPFIRQEIIEKKNEGYKDFLVKTMAADWLADYPAWFEAKKLRPTDLEHFGKSDYLGKQSVAERWAKDGSLGLRLSGQADIYTYLYPHAARFAEKGGRMGFITSNSWLDVSYGSVLKEFLLDHFKVVAVVVSWAEPWFEDAAVNTVFTILERCPEPEKRDNNVVKFVKLNKKLAELIPFPDLVLQESDRWNKIDALVRRIETSESKFLKIENGRVNCTLNGVETVENDDFSIRLVKQQFLRDELKAKGQLDKWGKYLRAPKVYFDILDKAKDKLVPLKDVADFRRGYTTGINEFFYLEPIEKPKAKDKKIQVTNAKGWQGEIEAEFLKPVIKSPKEAEGIVIDKSKLKNLLFICNLSKAELKKQGYKGALEYIEWGEKQKTENGMAWSKVPSVTGRKYWWSLTDKEPGNILLPMINDQRFVIYHNHQAVYVDHNLFELLVAKKEAALVVAVLNSTLYALIREVNSRVNLGEGATKTEGTDWQNSIPMPDIQKISEKAKGKIIDAYNVLKVRRIESVSEEVKSKDRQKLDAVVLEALGLNAKEYLPKIYEGITQLVAERLELPKMRRKANKAGPKASAEDIKKVAEEEIIGDGLKQFPHDFVDARELNKTKDVSVPGTALKVGHQFLGVYDIVNQEGKKVTEVDSLEEARFVVYSVKPNVYVLKVPKTTIVVNKAVKEYRRYLKGIKEKLITRLFQGTHDHKQAQNLAEEIFKEHGLEMDWV; via the coding sequence ATGCCTAAATCCAACGAACGCGAAATAGCAATCTGGCTGTGTGAACAGTTAAACCGCATGGCCGAGACCGGCGCCCACCCGTTCAAGGAGGCCTTGGCGGAAACCGGCGTTAAGAATCAGGGCCGAACCCTCTTTCCCGATATTGTGCTTTGGAAAAATCGGGCAGCGGGCGAGGCCTTTGCTTATATGGAAATAAAACAGCCAGGCATGATTGAAGATCTGGATACTTTTCTGGAAAAGGCGTTGAATCTTAATGTTAAATACGGCATAACCTGGAACTTTGACGAGGCGGTTTTATATACCTTTGAAGATCAGAAACTGAATAAGGTGAAAAGTTACAGCACCTATGTTATCTCGGACATTGCCGGCTGGATGGGCGCGGATGTAAAACTAAAACTTAAAAACCATTTGCAGCAGTTTATTGCCGACATCAATGAATTAGACCAAAGGGGGCATTTGCATGATTTTATCCCCGATAAACATTTCTTTGTTAAACTGCTGCACGACAGCGTTCATAAGCTGCACACCCATTTTGCCGAGCATCTGAAAATAAAGATACGCGACCGCGAGTTAAAACATTCCATAGAACAGTGGGCCACTACCCAGGGTATTGCCAATGTCGGGGATGAAAACTTCTACGCTACTTTGTCCCGGCAATGGGCATACCGGTTGATCAGCAAACTTTTGTTTTATTTGACCATCCGCCGTCACTTTAAAGGCCTGCCCGATCTGGAGGTGGAAGCCGGAACCGATGTCGAGCAATTGTTGCGGTCGGCTTTTATGGCGGCCCGCCGCATTGACTGGCATTCGGTGTTCGAAGAAGACATTTTGGAAAAAACCGGCGTGCCTCAAAGTTCAAAAGATGTTTTGGCCGAACTGTTGCAGGATATGAAGCAATACAACTTCGGCCAGTTGCAGGAGGACGTGGTAGGCCAGATATTTGAGGAACTGATACCACCGCAGGAGCGGCATCTTTTAGGCCAGTACTTTACCCGCGAGGATTTGGTGGATTTTATCATCGGCTTTGTGGCAAACAACCCTGAAGGTTATTACTGCGATCCCACCTGCGGCAGCGGCACATTTTTAAACCGCCTGTATTCCCGGTTACACTGGCTTTCGGGCAACAAAAAACAGCATCATGAATTGCTAAACCAGATTTGGGGCATAGACATTGCGCATTTCCCGGCGGAATTAGCCACCATCAACCTGTTCAAAAACAAAATCGGTGATTACACCAATTTCCCCCATGTGGATACCAAAGACTTTTTCAGCATTTATCCCGGCTTTGAATTCGAATTCCCGCCGCCCAAAGTGGATAACGACCAATTTACGCCCATCAAAATAAAAATACCGCAATTCAGCGGCATGGTCGGCAATTTCCCTTTTATCCGGCAGGAGATAATTGAGAAGAAGAACGAAGGCTACAAGGATTTTTTGGTTAAAACGATGGCGGCCGATTGGCTGGCCGATTACCCGGCCTGGTTTGAAGCCAAAAAATTACGACCCACCGACCTGGAGCATTTCGGCAAAAGCGATTATCTGGGCAAACAAAGCGTTGCCGAACGCTGGGCCAAGGACGGCAGTTTGGGTTTGCGGCTTTCCGGCCAGGCCGACATTTACACCTACCTTTATCCTCATGCCGCCAGGTTTGCCGAAAAGGGCGGGAGGATGGGCTTTATCACTTCCAATTCCTGGCTGGATGTTTCCTACGGTTCCGTGCTCAAAGAATTTCTGTTGGATCACTTTAAAGTGGTGGCGGTGGTGGTTTCCTGGGCCGAGCCCTGGTTTGAGGATGCGGCGGTCAATACCGTATTTACCATATTGGAAAGATGCCCGGAACCGGAAAAACGGGACAACAACGTCGTAAAGTTCGTAAAGCTCAACAAAAAACTGGCCGAGCTGATACCGTTCCCCGATTTGGTTTTGCAGGAAAGCGATAGGTGGAATAAAATAGACGCCCTGGTCCGCCGGATAGAAACCTCCGAAAGCAAGTTCCTGAAAATAGAAAACGGCCGGGTTAATTGCACGCTTAACGGCGTGGAAACGGTGGAGAATGACGATTTTTCCATTCGCTTGGTTAAACAGCAGTTCTTAAGAGATGAATTAAAAGCCAAAGGGCAGTTGGACAAGTGGGGAAAATACCTGCGGGCGCCCAAGGTTTATTTTGACATTTTGGATAAGGCCAAGGACAAGCTGGTCCCGTTAAAAGATGTGGCTGACTTCAGGCGTGGTTATACAACGGGCATCAATGAATTCTTCTATCTTGAGCCAATCGAAAAACCTAAGGCCAAGGATAAAAAGATACAAGTTACAAACGCTAAAGGCTGGCAGGGTGAGATCGAAGCGGAATTCCTAAAACCTGTCATAAAAAGCCCCAAAGAGGCCGAAGGCATTGTAATTGACAAAAGTAAGCTAAAGAATCTGCTCTTTATTTGCAACCTAAGCAAGGCCGAACTTAAAAAGCAGGGTTATAAAGGGGCTTTGGAGTACATTGAATGGGGCGAAAAGCAAAAGACGGAAAACGGAATGGCTTGGTCCAAAGTGCCCAGCGTTACCGGCCGAAAATACTGGTGGTCATTAACCGACAAAGAACCAGGTAATATTCTTTTGCCAATGATAAATGATCAAAGGTTTGTCATTTATCACAACCATCAGGCTGTATATGTTGACCATAATCTTTTTGAGTTACTTGTCGCTAAAAAAGAAGCCGCTTTGGTGGTCGCCGTTTTGAACTCAACATTGTATGCCCTAATACGCGAAGTGAACAGTAGGGTAAACTTAGGTGAAGGTGCCACAAAAACTGAAGGTACTGATTGGCAAAATAGTATACCTATGCCTGATATACAAAAAATATCAGAAAAGGCTAAAGGAAAAATAATAGATGCATATAATGTTTTGAAAGTGCGGCGAATTGAATCTGTTTCAGAAGAAGTAAAATCAAAAGACCGGCAAAAATTAGATGCCGTGGTATTAGAAGCTTTGGGGCTTAATGCTAAAGAATATTTGCCTAAAATATACGAAGGCATTACCCAATTAGTGGCCGAGCGTTTGGAACTGCCCAAAATGCGGCGCAAAGCTAACAAGGCCGGGCCAAAGGCTTCCGCCGAGGATATTAAGAAAGTAGCCGAAGAAGAAATTATAGGCGACGGCTTAAAGCAGTTCCCACACGATTTTGTGGATGCCAGAGAACTTAACAAAACCAAAGATGTTTCGGTCCCCGGCACGGCCTTAAAAGTGGGTCATCAGTTTTTGGGCGTTTACGACATCGTAAACCAAGAAGGTAAAAAAGTCACCGAAGTGGATAGTTTGGAGGAAGCCCGTTTTGTGGTCTATTCCGTTAAACCCAATGTATACGTACTTAAGGTTCCTAAAACAACCATCGTTGTAAACAAAGCCGTTAAGGAATACCGTAGGTATTTAAAGGGCATTAAGGAAAAACTTATCACCAGGCTGTTCCAAGGCACACACGACCACAAGCAAGCCCAGAACCTGGCGGAAGAGATATTTAAAGAGCACGGTTTGGAGATGGATTGGGTGTAA
- a CDS encoding HNH endonuclease: MAFSEETVKEAWERAGGKCECQRTTHGHTGRCNKTLTWENRGRESGVGAWEAHHKVAVESGGADTLSNCEILCWNCHKTTF; this comes from the coding sequence ATGGCTTTTTCAGAAGAAACCGTAAAAGAGGCTTGGGAACGAGCCGGGGGCAAATGCGAATGCCAAAGAACCACACATGGGCATACCGGGCGGTGTAACAAAACGCTTACCTGGGAAAACAGAGGCCGTGAAAGTGGTGTTGGTGCTTGGGAAGCGCACCATAAGGTGGCCGTTGAAAGCGGCGGGGCCGATACGCTTTCTAATTGTGAGATACTTTGTTGGAATTGTCATAAGACAACTTTCTAA
- a CDS encoding alpha/beta hydrolase: MEQNIYPIIFVPGILGTAQSGHHRLEYQAACNPALDKMTTDHDPVMPDDDGGCDRQIDRPAYQNKVISLLYGEMIAELRESLPLDREGYARTYVFPYDWRHSISHNAAKLADFVELIISKSNAHTIYQRRGLKVDKVNIVGHSMGGCLAKHYATVLLGESRINRLVMLASPLRGSLYALKHLIMGEAWFFDWFTRKGKRRVARTLPGVYDLLPYDGFGNPEESLLWPSPAVERKGEPVNIFDPSRWQDNVAAQIGPEALARHLGNSYSYYRNARDFSPEFQKNVLMVYGKGERTLRSVNVGSRNPVDYNFPRDDRCDPIGDGVVPAVSTYCEGIYQVCVTKKKLGDWELDLGKIAGFHASFCAYDLIQDLVISFLTGRVIKTVRTEFKLTDIEQLPKFTIDQVDKLDREPIYRF; encoded by the coding sequence ATGGAACAGAATATCTATCCCATAATTTTCGTTCCGGGGATCCTGGGGACCGCCCAGTCCGGCCACCATCGGCTGGAATACCAGGCGGCCTGCAATCCGGCCCTCGACAAGATGACGACCGATCACGATCCGGTGATGCCGGACGATGACGGCGGATGCGACCGCCAGATAGACCGGCCGGCATACCAGAACAAGGTGATCTCCCTGCTGTACGGCGAGATGATAGCCGAACTGCGGGAGAGCCTGCCCCTGGACCGGGAGGGATATGCCAGGACCTATGTGTTTCCTTACGACTGGAGGCACTCCATCAGTCATAACGCCGCCAAACTGGCGGATTTTGTCGAGCTGATCATCAGCAAAAGCAATGCCCATACCATCTACCAAAGACGGGGGCTCAAGGTGGATAAGGTAAATATAGTGGGCCACAGCATGGGCGGATGCCTGGCCAAGCATTACGCCACGGTCCTGTTGGGCGAGAGCCGGATAAACCGACTGGTGATGCTGGCCTCGCCGCTGCGGGGTTCGTTATATGCCCTGAAGCACCTGATAATGGGCGAGGCCTGGTTCTTCGACTGGTTCACCCGCAAGGGCAAGAGGCGGGTTGCCCGGACCCTGCCTGGGGTATACGATCTGCTGCCCTACGACGGCTTCGGCAACCCGGAGGAGAGCTTGCTGTGGCCCAGCCCGGCGGTGGAGAGAAAGGGCGAGCCGGTAAACATCTTCGATCCCTCCAGATGGCAGGACAATGTGGCCGCCCAGATAGGACCAGAGGCGCTGGCCCGTCACCTGGGCAATAGCTACAGTTATTACCGCAACGCCCGGGATTTCTCCCCGGAATTTCAAAAAAATGTTTTGATGGTCTACGGCAAGGGGGAGAGGACCCTGCGGTCGGTGAATGTCGGCAGCCGCAACCCGGTGGATTACAATTTCCCCCGGGACGACCGCTGCGATCCCATCGGCGACGGCGTGGTGCCGGCGGTCAGCACCTATTGTGAGGGCATCTACCAGGTCTGTGTTACCAAGAAGAAGCTGGGCGATTGGGAGCTGGACCTGGGAAAGATCGCCGGGTTTCACGCCTCGTTCTGCGCCTACGACCTGATCCAGGACCTGGTGATATCATTCCTGACAGGAAGGGTAATCAAGACCGTGCGGACCGAGTTCAAGCTGACGGACATAGAGCAGCTGCCCAAATTCACCATCGACCAGGTGGACAAGCTGGACCGGGAGCCCATCTACAGGTTCTGA
- a CDS encoding response regulator translates to MSETSPDLKSAPAGGRTILLVEDEVSVREIETQMLISAGYKVLPAGDAFVAERLFMAHWVEIDLLLADMILPGATGLELYKKFKKRKSGLQGIIVSGSLEEDCELSDDILFLQKPYRMTTLIKKVNDIFER, encoded by the coding sequence ATGTCCGAAACATCCCCCGATTTGAAAAGCGCGCCTGCCGGGGGCCGGACTATTTTATTGGTCGAGGACGAGGTTTCGGTAAGAGAAATAGAGACGCAAATGCTGATTTCCGCTGGCTATAAGGTCTTGCCGGCTGGAGATGCCTTTGTGGCGGAACGCCTGTTCATGGCGCATTGGGTTGAAATTGATCTGCTGCTGGCCGATATGATCCTCCCCGGCGCCACCGGCTTGGAGCTTTATAAGAAATTCAAAAAAAGGAAATCTGGGCTGCAAGGGATAATCGTTTCCGGAAGCCTGGAGGAGGATTGCGAATTGAGCGATGACATACTGTTCCTGCAAAAGCCCTACCGGATGACAACCTTGATAAAAAAGGTAAATGACATCTTTGAAAGATGA